In the Cydia fagiglandana chromosome 5, ilCydFagi1.1, whole genome shotgun sequence genome, one interval contains:
- the LOC134664690 gene encoding uncharacterized protein LOC134664690 translates to MQESKFIFSGTITHRFPNPDKYPEQFKSWVTLVGGKLEKSSDYEYHKKRIICDKHFKNADKNRNHRLNRLAVPSLHLPEQRHVDNLEISHATQPNINEQASTSNLQQVSIEAPQQAALPINTEQRHVDILEISHATQPNINEQASTSNLQQVSIEAPQQAALPTNTDVFEMPQAAFFPQFQSLSTPTQSNSAAITQDTSAAQARAGVIMEHNYSVISKSKWAGGALGGQDGLKTKSSSTSLAESISLRTKIKRLRTEIIRLQKKSKSFAARLANAEDLTTNPAFQDIVNNMTKPARLFIYADAAASEKNTKRTTLHC, encoded by the exons ATGCAG GagagtaaatttattttttcaggAACAATAACCCATCGCTTTCCAAATCCTGACAAGTATCCAGAACAATTCAAATCTTGGGTCACACTTGTTGGTGGCAAGTTGGAAAAATCTTCGGATTATGAGTACCATAAGAAGAGGATCATTTGTGATAAACATTTCAAGAATGCAGACAAAAACCGTAATCACCGGTTAAATAGATTAGCAGTGCCTTCACTGCATTTACCTG AACAAAGGCATGTTGACAACTTGGAAATTTCGCATGCTACTCAGCCAAACATTAATGAACAAGCCTCTACCTCAAACTTACAACAAGTTTCTATTGAAGCACCACAGCAGGCTGCATTACCAATCAATACGG AACAAAGGCATGTTGACATCTTGGAAATTTCGCATGCTACTCAGCCAAACATTAATGAACAAGCCTCTACCTCAAACTTACAACAAGTTTCTATTGAAGCACCACAGCAGGCTGCATTACCAACCAATACGG ATGTTTTTGAAATGCCTCAAGCCGCCTTCTTTCCGCAGTTTCAGAGTCTCAGTACACCAACACAAAGCAATTCCGCAG CTATAACTCAAGATACGAGTGCTGCTCAAGCTCGCGCCGGTGTAATCATGGAGCATAATTACAGCGTGATAAGCAAATCTAAATGGGCGGGAGGTGCTTTGGGCGGTCAag ATGGGCTGAAAACAAAATCATCTAGCACCAGCTTAGCAGAATCAATCTCACTGCGTACAAAAATCAAGCGGCTACGTACTGAGATAATAAGGTTACAGAAAAAATCCAAGTCATTTGCAGCGAGGCTGGCAAATGCCGAAGACCTCACAACCAATCCTGCATTCCAGGATATTGTAAATAACATGACAAAACCAGCGCGACTATTTATTTATGCAGATGCAGCAGCAAGCGAAAAAAACACCAAAAGGACGACGCTTCACTGTTGA